The DNA segment GTGGCGGCCGGCCGTGACGGACTGCTCAACGTCTTCGTCCCGCACGCCACCGCCGGCATCGCCGTCATCGAGACCGGTGCCGGCAGCGACGACGACCTCCTCACGGCCCTGCACAGCCTGCTGCCGGCCGACGACCGCTGGCAGCACCGCCACGGCAGCCCCGGCCACGGCCGCGACCACGTCCTGCCCGCCATCGTCCCGCCGCACGCCACCCTGCCCGTACTGGGCGGACAGCTGGAGCTGGGCACCTGGCAGTCCGTGTGCCTGGTCGACACGAATAGGGACAACCCCAACCGTCACGTGCGGCTGAGCTTCCTCGGGTAGGTGCCTGATGAGACCGCAGGGGCGAAGTCCGGCCGCGTCGAACGGGGCGGCCGGGGGTCGGGAACCGTTCCCCTCCGAGTGGGCGCGCGTCGAATGCCGTCGGAAGTCCTCCAGCGGATTCTTCGTCTGCCGACGGCACACACGAGGAGCCTTGTCCGGCCCCCGGGAACGGGCACCCCGTCCATGGCCGGCGGCTACTTGGTCCGGGAACGGCGCGAGTACATCGGCCTGCCGAAGGCCGGCTCGGGGTTCCGTCCGTACCGGTCCTTCCGGCGGCCGGATGACGAACTGGCCCCGCGACGGGGAGGGGAGGTGTGCTCGGCGCGCCGGCTCCGCCGTGGCGGAGGTTCCGCCCGACCAGGAGACGGTGGACCATGCCATGGCGCGTACTCGCCCTCGTCGACGCGGCCGGACCCGATGCCGCTGCACCGGACCTGGACGCGCACCACGAACTGGCCCGCGAGCTGGCGACCGAATGCGCGGTCCTGCTCAAGAACACGCGCGGCACCCTCCCGTTGGAGCGGCCGTCGTCCCTGCTCGTGATCGGAGAGCGCGCGACCGTACCTCGCTACCAAGGCGGTGGCAGCCCCCATGTGAACGCCACCAGCGTCGGCATCCCGCTGGAGTGCATCCGAGCCCACGCCACGGCGCGCGGAGCAGCCGTCACATACGCGCGGGGATTCGCCACCGACGACGAGGAGGAAGAGGCGGCACTCCGCGAGGCCGCGATGCGTGCCGAGGTCGAGGCCGTCGTCGTGTTCGCAGGCAACCCGGAGGCCGAGGAATCCGAGGGCTTCGATCGGCAGCGCCTCGAGCTCCCGGCGTCGCAGGTACGGCTGATCAGGGAAGTCGCGGCGGTGACCGCGCGGGCCGTGGTGGTGCTCGCGAACGGGGGAGTGGTCTCGCTGGAGGAGTGGCACGACGATGTCGACGCGATCCTGGAAGGTTTCCTCCTCGGGCAAGAACACCTACGCGGACGGCTACTACACCGCATCGTCGCCGCTCGGGCCGTTCGAGTACGCGCCCAGCAGTCCGTTCTCCTCGAAGCCCGGCGGCTTCATCACTGGCGCGGGGCACGGCAGCACCTTCCAGGACGCGCACGGCAACTGGTGGCACGCCCCGACCATGCGCATTTCGGTGCACCACGAGTTCGAACGGCGCGTCGGGCTGTTCCCCGCCGGTTTCGACGCCGACGGCGTCCTGTTCTGCAACCAGAACTTCGCCGGCTACCCGATGACCGTGCCGGACCGCCGGATCGATCCGTGGGCCGGAACCTTCGCCGGGTGGATGCTGCAGTCGTTCCATACGAAGACGACCGCGTCGTCCTTCGCGGAAGGCCGCGAACCCGACCTCGCGGTCAATGAGAACAGCGGAGCCTGAACGCGGGGGCCGACTACTGGGTCGCCGTCGACTCGTTCAACGAGAACGGCGTCACCCCCGGCCCGGTCTTGAAGATCACCTAAAATCCGCCCGGCCCCGTGGCCGGTCCATCCCCCAGCGCGTAGGAGCTCACCCGTGCAAGGCTCGCACGACAAGGCCATCGTCTTCGCAGGCGCCGGCGGAATCGCCACCTCGGCCGCGAAGTTCCTCGGTGCGGGGGCGCCCGGACCGTGGTCGGCGACGTCGTCGAGGCCTCGGCCCAAGCCGCCGTCCGGGCCGCCCGGGACGCCGGCGGCGAGGGTATCGCCACCGCGCGATCGCGTCCGCGCTCACCAGTGCCCGGTAGACGGCCGGACGGGGAGCGTTCACCTGCCCGGAGACCCGCGTCGTCTACATGGTCCCATCGTGCCCCGTCTTGTCGTGCCGTCGACGGGTCACTGCTCGCCACGGACGACGGCGACCGGGCAGTCGGCGTGGTACAGCAGCGCCTGGCTCACCGAACCCAGCAGCATTCCGGTGAATCCGCCGTGTCCCCGGGCCCCGACCACCACCAACTGGGCTTCCCCGGCGGCGTCGAGCAGCGCGTGCCGTACCCGGGACCGCTCGAGCCGCAGTTCCACGGGCACCTCCGGACACGCGGCCCGCCAAGGGACCACCGCCTCCTCCAGCCGGTGCCGGTGCTTCTCGCGGAGCTGCTCCAGGTCGACCACCACGTTCAGCGGGTCGGCCGGGCCCTCGTACGGCGTCGGCTCGCTCCAGGTGTTCCACACGTGCAGCGCGATCAGCGGGGCTTCCCGCAGCGCCGCCTCGGCGAAGGCGAACTCGCCTGCCGTGGCCCCGGAGGGCGAACCGTCCACGGCGAGCAGCACGGGTCCACGTGGACCGGGCCGGCCCCGGACCGCCATGACCGGGCAGCGCGCGTGGGCGACCAGCTGTACGACCGTCGAGCCCAGCAGCAGATCCCCGAACCGGGTGCGGCCCCGCCCGCCGACCACCGCCAGCACCGCGTGGCACGATTCTCTCCGCAGCACCGTCAGGGTCTCCCCGGACACCACGGTCCTGGTCACCTCCAGGCCCGGCACCTGGTCATGGGCCCGCTGCTCGGCCTGAGCCAGGACGCCGTGGATCATCGGATCCAGGTCGGCGGAGTGGCTGAAGGCGTGCACGATCCGCAGCTCCGCGTTGCGCAGGCGCGCCTCGTGGGCTGCGTCGTCCACCGCGGCGAGGCTGGACGGCGCCCCGTCCACGCCGACGATCACCGTGTCGTTCACCGCCCACTCCCGTCCGTGCCTGGTATGTCCTGGGTACCCGCGGGCGGAGGCGGAACACCCCGTGCGGACTCCCGCCCGTCCACCCACCCATGGCGCGTGAACGAGCAGGGAGGAAAAGGAAGGGGAAAGCAGGGCGCGCGCGAGGCTTACACGCTCCCGCCCTTCTTCCCGTCGCCGCGGACGACCGTCACCGGGCAGTGGGCGTGGTGCAGCATCGCCTGGCTGACCGAGCCGAGCAGCAGCCCGGAGAACCCTCCCCGCCCACGGGCCCCGACCACCAGCAGCTGAGCCGTACGGCTCGCCTCGATGAGCGCTTCGCGCGTGCCGCCGTGCACCACCTCGTGCCGCACCTTCACCGAGGGGTACCGCTCCTGCTGCCCGGCCAGCGCCTCGGACAGCAGACGCTCCTCGGCCGCCCCCAGCTCGCCGGGCCGGCTCGCATAGGGAGCCCTCTCGTCCTGCGGCGCGGGCGCGGGCGCATTCCAGCTGGTCCAGGAGTGCAACGCGAACAGTTCGGCCCCGCGCAGCGACGCCTCGGCGAAGGCGAAGCCGATGGCCTTCGCGCCCGCCGGAGAACCGTCGACCCCGACCACCACCGGCCCGTCCGCGGCTCCCGTCTCCCGTACGACCAGCACCGGACACTGCCCGTGACTCGCCAGGTATACCGCTGTCGATCCCACCAGAAGCCCGATGAAACCGCCCATGCCGCGCGATCCGACGACCACGAGTTCCGCGTCGCGGGACTGGGCCTCCAGCACGGTCAGCGGTTCGCCCGTCACCACGGCGTGCGAGACCTCGACGTCCGGTGCCACGGACCTGGCGTGCGCCACCGCCTCGGCCACCAGCTTCTCGGCCATGGTCCGCAGACCGCCCTCGGGCGGTCCCAGCGGCGAGGCGCCCAGCGGCACATGCATGGCGGGCCAGAGGAACGCATGCACCACCCGCAGTCCGGCCCCGCGCCGCCGGGCCTCCTCCGCGGCGGCCCCCACCGCGGCCAGGCTCGATGCCGACCCGTCGACTCCCACAACGATCAGACCACTCATCATGCCTCCAGGATCGGTACGTCACGGAAATGGTCCCGCGCGGGTGTCCCCCCCGCCATGGGCCCTGTGGGCCACACCTCGTCGCCGGACGGACCCGAAGGTTCCCGCACCGCAGGTCCAGTCCCCGGTACCGGTTTCGCGCAGGGCGTGGTACACACCGGCCGGGGCACCCTCGGTGGACGGTCTGTGGCCGTTGCAACTGTTGTCCATCCGCGGCGATACCCGGCATCCCGGCGAGATCGCGGGATGACACCATGTCCTCCCTGGGGCCGCCCATCAGTGTGATGAGGGCCCTCACCCATGTACGGATCACCAGAAGAAGACCGGGAAGGGGACGGGCTGTGCCTGCTCCACGGATGAGCACCACGCCACTGCCGGGCATCGGCGTGAAATACGATCTCACTACGCGTGAGCGCCAGCACCTTTCCGTGATCGCGCACCGGGACGGCGCCCGCACGGTCAACGTCTACCGTTCCGACGACCCGGACGCCTGCGCCCACTCGCTGCGGCTGAACGTCGCCGAGTCGGCCGCCCTGATCGACGCGCTGATGCCAGCTCACCACAGCCCGAATGTGCTGCACACGACCGACCTGGGTCTGGTCGCCGAGCGCATCGAACTGTCCGCCACCTCGCACTGGAACGGCAGGGTCCTGGGTGAGACGAGGATCCGCACCGAAACCGGCTCCTCGATCGTGGCCGTGCTGCGCAGGGCCGAGGCGATCCCGTCGCCGGCACCCGACTTCAGGCTGGCGGGCGGTGACACGCTCATCGTCATCGGCACGCGTGAGGGCATCGAGAGCGCCGCCGAGATCCTCGGGCGGGAATGAGCACATGCACTCTTCCGCGATCTTCCTGATCGAGTTCGGCGCGATCATTCTCGGACTCGGTCTCCTGGGGCGCCTCGCCGGGCGCCTGCGGTTCTCCCCGATCCCGCTCTACCTGCTGGCCGGCCTGGCCTTCGGCGAGGGCGGGCTGCTGCCGCTCGGCGCGAGCGAGGAGTTCGTCGCGATCGGCGC comes from the Streptomyces sp. KMM 9044 genome and includes:
- a CDS encoding YjbQ family protein, translating into MPDAFDTRVLNVATGSVERIADITRDCESFLREVAAGRDGLLNVFVPHATAGIAVIETGAGSDDDLLTALHSLLPADDRWQHRHGSPGHGRDHVLPAIVPPHATLPVLGGQLELGTWQSVCLVDTNRDNPNRHVRLSFLG
- a CDS encoding universal stress protein, with product MNDTVIVGVDGAPSSLAAVDDAAHEARLRNAELRIVHAFSHSADLDPMIHGVLAQAEQRAHDQVPGLEVTRTVVSGETLTVLRRESCHAVLAVVGGRGRTRFGDLLLGSTVVQLVAHARCPVMAVRGRPGPRGPVLLAVDGSPSGATAGEFAFAEAALREAPLIALHVWNTWSEPTPYEGPADPLNVVVDLEQLREKHRHRLEEAVVPWRAACPEVPVELRLERSRVRHALLDAAGEAQLVVVGARGHGGFTGMLLGSVSQALLYHADCPVAVVRGEQ
- a CDS encoding universal stress protein, with the translated sequence MSGLIVVGVDGSASSLAAVGAAAEEARRRGAGLRVVHAFLWPAMHVPLGASPLGPPEGGLRTMAEKLVAEAVAHARSVAPDVEVSHAVVTGEPLTVLEAQSRDAELVVVGSRGMGGFIGLLVGSTAVYLASHGQCPVLVVRETGAADGPVVVGVDGSPAGAKAIGFAFAEASLRGAELFALHSWTSWNAPAPAPQDERAPYASRPGELGAAEERLLSEALAGQQERYPSVKVRHEVVHGGTREALIEASRTAQLLVVGARGRGGFSGLLLGSVSQAMLHHAHCPVTVVRGDGKKGGSV
- a CDS encoding cation:proton antiporter regulatory subunit encodes the protein MSTTPLPGIGVKYDLTTRERQHLSVIAHRDGARTVNVYRSDDPDACAHSLRLNVAESAALIDALMPAHHSPNVLHTTDLGLVAERIELSATSHWNGRVLGETRIRTETGSSIVAVLRRAEAIPSPAPDFRLAGGDTLIVIGTREGIESAAEILGRE